GGTTTCAACGGTGATGTTGACAATTTCTGTGTCTTGGGCGATCGCCGCGGCGTTCCAGATTGCCACAATCAGGGCTGTTAAGGGAACACAGGCCAACCAGGGAGAATTAATTTTACGGCGTACAAAGCGAAAAAGGGATGACTTTTCTGCCTCCGTACGCGAGGAATGTGTCCGATTAACAGGACTCCTCTCACCCACATTTAGTTTAGACAATATCGAATTAGACATTTTGTACTTTAATCTACATTGTTCTACGAAAGTCCGCCCCCACCCATTTCTCCCAAATTATTAAGCCAGCTCTGTGATAGTGCCCTGCCATAGATTTGGTCGAAGAATAGAAGAAACTAGACTTTTTCGGACATCAAACCATTAGAGTATTCAATTTTTACATGATTGTTTTCTGTATGATTTACTACTTTTCAAATGGAAAATTCGGTGTAAACCTGTGAACTTTAGTGGCTCCCCTGCTTTTACCCATGGGGTTAATCGTCTTTTTGTACTATCAGCCCCTTGGTGTCTGGATTTCTTTCAACAAAGTACGGATTAGATCGCCAATTTCTCTCCAGGCTTTGATTGCTACTAAATTGGGGGGGAATAGCTGTCCAGATAGGCCAACGGCGATCGCTCCGGCCGCTAGGAAAGCTTGGGCATTTGCCAAAGTTACCCCTCCGGTGGGAATAAGGGGAATTTGGCCGAGGGGACCTTGGAGAGCTTGAATGTAGTCCACTCCTCCCAAGGTTTTAATGGGAAAAACTTTGACGGCGGTGGCTCCCCTCTGCCAGGCTTGGACAATCTCCGTAGGGGAAAAGGCACCGGGAATAATGGGGATGCCATGGGCCACGGCGCTGGTAATTAATTCTGGCTCACTGTGGGGGGTAAAGCAAAATTGGGCTCCACTGGCAACGGCCTGGAGCAAATCCTCCTGAGAGAGGACTGTACCCGTACCAATGGCACAATGGGGAAATTGATGACGCAGGTGAGCAATGGTTTCCCCCGGCTGGTCACTGTTCCAGGTAATTTCCACTAGCCCCATGCCTGCTTCGATGGCCACCTTAGCCAATTGCAGACTTAGGTCGATGGAATCAGTGCGAATAACGGCGATCGCCCGGTGCTGTCGCAACATTTTTAACCATGGCGATCGGAGGGCGGAGATAGCTGACTCCTGGGGGCAACCAAAATCATCAATGATGGACAAATTCCAAACTTCCTACATTCAACACTGTTCCAGATTACCGCTCCACCATGGCCCTTTCTCCCCTCTCCCGCTTTCAAGCTTCCTTACTCCTGGCCTTGGGGGGAAAAGACTGGGATGAAAACCATCAGAATCAAGCTAATTGCCTCCGATGGGGCCAACCCTGGCAGTACATATTATCCGAGCCTTACCAAACTCCTTTGCCGGAAAGATTTTGGCAAAATGCTTTGTCCCAACAGCCAGCCTTAACTACGGCAGAGTTAGTTAATTGGTTAATTGTTTTAGCTCTTTACCATTACGAAAATCCCTTCGGCTTTAGGCAGGATCTATCCCACTGGTTCCATCTTTGTCAGAATCATTGCCCTGCATGGGTCGGTGGTGACCAGGCCGAGCCCGCCTTATTACTATGGCAAAGACTACTGACCCTTATCCTGTCGGAAAGATTTGCCATTCACCAGTTGCCAGCCCTACTGAGAGCACCAGCGCAATGGTGGCCAGTTACTCCGGCCCCGGCATTTTCCCCAGAGTTACGCCAGGGCCTAACGGCGATCGCCGCATGTTTAGAAAATTATGTTTCCCCCAGAACCACGGGCCAAACTGCCGATCCCTGGATCCATATGGTTAGCACCGCCATTTATCTCTGGGGTCAAAACCCCGCTCAACCCCGGTTAATTCTTCGCCAACTAGGAATGGCAGAACAATCTGCATCAAAGGCGATCGCCCTTTCACCCCCGAGGAAAAATCAAGTGAATCACCCTGGCCAGAATCCTTATCCGGGGATTTTGTCCCCCTTAACCCTCGCCCTCGTGGGAGCTTATAATGGTATGCAGATTAGCCAACAAGCTCTAATAACAGACCATCGCTCCACAGTGCGCGCCAACTTTTTGCCCTTAGGACAACAACTTTGGCGGAGATGGTCCGGTCGTCTTAGTGTTGGTTCCGGCCAGGAAAACCCCGCCTTGGCTGTAGCTCCCCCGTTGGGAATGCAACGTCGATCTAGTTTAAAATTGGTCTCTCAACAGGAATATGCACAGATCCTCCCCACCCATGGCAATTAACTGGACAGCCCAACATTTTCCAGCCGTTGCCCACCCATTGGTGCTATGAAAGCAATTTTTGCCCTCCGCCAAGCAGTGGCGTCCCAACTAAAAAAGTCCACTGCCTCTAGCCATCCTCTCCCCAGGACCACGGCCTCCACTTCCCAAGATGAAACCATTTGGCAAAAAATCCACCGCTCCAGGTTTGTACGCATTGCCCACCCACCAGTGATGTTGGGTATTACAGTGGTGTCCCTCACCGGGGTAGTGGGTTACCGTTTCTATAACCAGCCCCAGCTCAGCGTTGGCACCGAATCTCCCTACACCATTTACGCCCCGGAAGATGGCAGTTTTGTGGACGAAAGAACCACAGAGGAAAAGCGGAAGGAAGTGCGGGCCGGTACCATTCCCCGCCTACAAAGGGATAACGAGTTAACCGCCCAACTCAAACAAGAAAGAAGTCAATATCTGGATGCCATCAACCAGCTCCGCTACCTAGCCGGTACCTTTCCCTACATAGACACCAAGATTTTTACCCTGGAGCAGCAACATTTACTCCGTAGTCTGGGGCCAGGGGAATGGCAACAATTGGAAGATTATATTAGCTATGGCCAGCCACTGCCCATGGCTTCACCCCAGTTGGCCAAACTGCAACAGTTATTTGATCAACAAAAAGCCACCACTTCCCCTGAGACCATGGCGGGCTTACTCACCAGCATCAGGACCGCCCAGGATAGATATGGTCGGGTGACGGCTCGCTTGGCGGAGGTTAAGGCCGATCGCCAGATTACCAATAACCAGATCGGGGCATTGAAGTTAGACGGGCCCACCTGGCAAACTACCCAACAGACCATTATCCAAGTCCATGACCGCATTCTCACCCAGGGCCTACCGGCGGGCATCACTGCTCCTCTGTTGGGGGAAACGGTACAACTCCATTTGCGCAACATTTTGCCCCCCCAGGCCCACCAAGTGGCGGAGAATAGCTTAAATAATTTACTCAAGGATAAATATAATCTGACTGTTGACAAGGAAGCCACCAAAAACTTGGCGGAAAAAGCGGTACTGGCCATGGAAAACGTCAAAGTATCCGCCGAGAAAAACAGTGTGATTGTGCGGGCGGGGGAAGTCATTACCCAAGAGCAATTTGTTTTGTTGGACGGTTATGGCCTGAGTCAGCGCCAGGTGAACTGGCAAGGCCTGTTGCGGACAGCGGGGTTGGTGGGGGGCGCTTTAATTATTTTCTGTGGAGTAAGTCGGCGTATCCATCGGCCCCTACGGCGGCGGGACCATATTCTCCTCTGTTTGCTCAGCGTTAGCACTCCAGTCTTATTTTTGCTTGACCCGGTCTATAACAACCTGCCGGCCATCAGTTTGCTCACCAGTAGCTTTTATGGCCCCACCCTGGCCATCACCCAAGTGGTATTGGTGGGGGGATTGTCCGCCTTTGCCATGGAATCCATTGTTTGGGAATACTTATTGGGCAGTGCAGCGGCGGCCTTGCTAGCGGGTATGATTGCCAGTAAGCTCCGTTCTCGGGATGAGTTGGCCCTGTTGGGGGTAGGGGTAGGGGCCACCCAGGGCATAGTTTATTTATTCACATATTTAATTGTTAACGCCTCAGCGGTCACAATTATTTGGTACACTGCTCTGCCCAGTGCCATTGTCTATGGCCTACTCGGTTTGGCTTGGAGTGCCATGGCGATCGGGGTTTCCCCTTACCTAGAAAGATTGTTCGACGTGGTGACCCCCACCAGGTTGGTGGAATTGAGCAATCCCAACTGCCCCCTGCTACAAAGGTTGGCCAAAGAAGCCCCTGGTACTTTCCAGCACACCCTATTTGTGGCCTGTTTAGCTGAATCGGCGGCCAGGGAATTGCGCTGTAACGTTGAACTGGTGAGAACCGGAACTTTGTACCATGACATTGGCAAAATGCACGACCCCTTAGGATTCATTGAAAATCAGATGGGGGGCCCTAATAAACACGATGAAATCAATGATCCCTACGTCAGTGTGGACATTATCAAAAAACACGTTTCCGAAGGGTTGGTGATGGCCCGACGTTACGGTTTACCGCAGGTGGTGCGGGACTTTATTCCTGAACATCAGGGACAAATGTTGATTTCCTATTTTTATATCCAAGCCAAGGAAGCGGCGGAAAGGGCGGGGGAACCGCCAGTTAATGAAGAGGAATTCCGTTACACCGGTCCCATTCCCCAGTCTCGGGAAACCGGCATTGTGATGCTGGCGGACAGTTGTGAGGCGGCGTTGCGTTCCCTCAGAGAAGCCAATCCAGAAACCGCCATGGCCATGGTTAACCGTATTTTTAAGGCCCGCTGGCGAGATAACCAATTGCAGGATAGTGGCTTGAAATACGAAGAATTGCCCATTATTGCCGATGTTTTCGTACGGGTGTGGCAACAGTTCCATCACCAACGGATTGCCTACCCCAAGGCGGCCTTAGATGTGCAGGTAACTAGTCCTTCCACCACCAGATTTTAGGCGGAACTCAAGTTGGGAAAGCCCTAGGATATCTGTATTAATGCTCTGATGGCGCAGAGGGCGGTTGGAGAGTGGTTTTGCTGACCATGCGGGTCTTTTTGCGATCGCCTTCGGATAAATCTTCCCCGGATTGAAGTCTGGTGGCATTGGTTTGCAAAATAGTAGCGCCATTTTTATCGCCCATTTGTAGGGCGGTTTTGGCGGCGGTTTGCAGCATGGTGGCCGCCCCTTGGCGATCGCCGGCTTTGAGCTTAGTTTCAGCGATTTGGGTCTGACGATATTTAGCCAGGGTGAGAATGGATTCCTGCACTTGGACATCGGTGCTGGGTTGGTACTGGGTTTGCACCTGAATGGTCAAGGGTAACGGGTCGGACAGCAGATTGGTTTGCCCAGAAGCAGGGTCATCGTAACGAATTTGCACTTGGCCAATGACGTGTTGCCCCGGCAGTAATTGGTCTAGGTAAAGGTTGAGCAGTAAGACCCTTTCTTGGTCGGTCATCAAATCTCCTAGACGCACTTCCTCAATTGCTCCCTGGTTTTGCACGGTTAAATCCATGGTTTCCGGCGATACCTGGGCCACGGGCTTGACGATGGCAAGATGGGCTTGGGGCGCTAATTCCAGCAGGAGATGGGCGTTGGTTAACCCGACATTGCTCATGCGTTGGAACAGTTGGCGAAAGGTATGCAACGCTTCGCTGGGATTTTCGATATAACTCAAACTGCCCTGGGCCGAAGCGGCGATCGCCTCCAGCACATCCTGATTCCAATGGTCGCCAAAACCAAGGGTATGAACCGTGAGCTTATAGTCCGATGCCACCGTGCCAAGTTTCAGGCAACGGTCATTATCCCCATGCTCATTTTCCCCATCGGTGAGCAGAAAAATATGGGAAACCCGGTCTTCCTTACCTTTAGCCGCTTCCTGAATGCCCAGTTTCAACCCCTCATCAATGGCGGTGCCCCCTTCCGCTTTTAACCTTTCAATGGCTTTGGCGATCGCCGCCCCGTTCCGCACCTGTTGATTTTCAATGACAATTTTGGCCCGGTGGTCGAAGGCAATGACCGAAAGGCGATCATCTTCCTCCAGGCGATCGATCAACCCCAAGGCCGCACTTTTAACCGTTTCTAAAGGCTGACCATCCATAGAGCCACTGTGGTCCAATACTAAGCACAAATTCAAAGGCAACCGGCGATCATGGTCATCCGCTTTGGCCGCCACGGCTATCCGCAACTGCCGCTGACTGGTAGGGGCCCCAGCATCCAAATTTTGGTCACTTAAAAGCAAGGAAAGGTCGATACGCATGGGGAGCAACTCAAACTTTTTCCTTTAGCTTACTCCAAGATTTTTGCCCCTGGGATTTTCCACCGATGAGCAAACCGCCAATCTAATCATCCATTTGCCATGGTTCCCGCAGGTTGTTGGCATCGAAAATCTTCTTCGGTCGGAGCACCAACACCACCTGGGCTAAAATCTCCCTTTCTGGCTCTGTTTCGCACCATTGAATTGCTACTGTTTCTCCTTGGTTGAGCAGAAAATAACTGCCATCATTCCAAATTTTTTTGCTGCGATCCACCACCACCAAAACCTGTTCATCCTTACGGGCTAGGGATTCCGACACTTGCCCTGCCGGACAAAAAATCGCCACCGGATCTTCCGCGGTCAAAATTGCTTGCCACTGGGGCACCGGCACCACCGCCCCTTCCCCTTGGTAACTAACTAAACCAAAAGGTTCCACCTGTTCTAAAGACTGCACTGCCTGCACCGCCTGGGGCTGGAGGGGAAAAGTCCCCGCCACTGGAATGAGTCGGGCCGCTTCCTGGTCTTCTTCGAGGCGAAACACCGGCACTAAGGGAGCTTTCCGGCTAGGCTGGGCGGTTAAATCAGTCAGTAATTTTTCGATCGCCTGACGGGCGTTGGGGGAATGGGCGAATTTTAATCCTTTGACAATTAAACGGGTTCTTTCCGGCAAATTCTTTTTCTGCCGGGCTAATTTCCAACATTGATAGGCCAATGCGTCCCCAGGATGGTCGGTAAAACCTTCTGGCAGTTGGGACAGGTAACCAAATTCCTGAAATGCCTTAGCCAATTCCTTCGCTTCATCGGCAGCCAAATTCTTCTGCTGGGCCTCCACTGCGGCGATCGCCCGTTGTTGATGGTTGAGGATGCGTAGTTCGTACAGCACGTCACTTTTGGGACCCCGATAATAGGATAGTACCGTTTCATCGATGCCTTGCTTGACCAGACTTTCATACACTTGACTAGCCACAATCACCAAATTTTGTTGCACTTTTTGGAAGCCGGACTGCTCAAAAATTTCTTCAGCACCGTAACCTGCCTTCTGTAATTGCTGACATTTTTTACCCCAATCTACCCAAGTGCCCTCTTTATGCAACAGGGAACGGATCAGTTCAGCGGCTTCGGCGGCGCTCACAGTAGGGTTGGATTCAGGGGAATGGGTCATCGTTGGCTAAAAATCTAGGCAATTAAACTACTCTACTTTCATTATCCTGCGTACCAGTAACGTTAAATCTATACATAAAACTTAACATTCTGCTGGCATCGCTATGGAAACCCTGACCGTAGCCGAGGTGAAATCTCCCCAGCTCTAAAAATAAACTTATAATTTACAAGTTTTTATAGTCTTTTTGAGTTACTATGATTTCGAAACTTATGAATGATTATGCGAATTAGCCCGGGATGTGGATTTGGCAGGATTTTTCCTTCAGCTTCTCTGGTAAGTTACAAAGAACTATTTTTGATGCTAACAATAGCCTCAATCACCTAGCCCTGACACCCAATTAGTACAATGTCTGATTCGTCTCTGAAACAAGCCCTATTGAATCTTCCACCAATGGCCTATGAGGCTGACATAGTAGGGCGTCTGGTTATTCCCGAAATGATGGCTAAGTGGAACTTTTCCTATTCAGATGGCGAAATCGTACAACAATATAAAGTTGGAAATGGCTTACAATTCGTTGATGTTGCAGGTAGAAAAAATTACGGCGATGATATCTTTTCCCACACACTGAATGGGGCAGAAATAATTGTTGAAATTAAACGTAACACAATAGACTTAAGTTCAGATAGTAAGAACTATCTGGCGGCGGTTGCCCAATTGAAAAGATATTTGGACCCCAGCGCAGCTAATTGCGAAAAAGTAAAGTGGGGAGTAATCACGAACGGGAAGCATATTCAGCTTTTTCGTCGCCACGGTAGAACGGTTTATCCTTTCACAACTAACATTGAGTTAACCCCAGATAATATCGATGAAGCAGTTGGTCTAATTGGTAAATATATGGAAAGTGACCACCGAGCTTTAAAGATTGCTTTATACAATAATAAGGGCGGGGTCGGAAAAACTACAACAGCTATTAATTTAGCGGCAACTCTTTGCATTCCTAAGCCTGAAGGTTATGCAAAAAGGGTTTTATTAGTTGATTTTGATCCAAATCAAAAAGATTTGACTGATTTACTCAAAATAAAACCAAGCAGAATAAGATTGTCTCAATATCTTGAAGACGTTAAGAACAATAAATCCAACAAGCAAGGTATTATTTCCAAATATGAAATTAAACTAAAAAACTCGAAAGTTTATAACTGCTTTGATGTTATTCCCGCTGATGAAAGTTTTTTGGGTAAATCTTCCCATGAATTGATGAAAGTTAAAAAAGGTAGTTTACGGGAAACCCTTTCTCAATTTGCCGATGATTACGATTATATTCTGATTGATGCTCCACCGGGGGATAATTACTTTACCCAAGAGGCAATTACTGCCGCTGATGTCATTTTAATGCCTTCAAAACATAACAGTATTAGCTCTTTTAAAAATGCCGCAATGGCCATGAAACAAATTTTGCCCCAACTAGGTAGTGAAAGAAGGGCATTTAATCCGGAATTAGCAGATCCAACACCATTACCAATCTTTTTCAATGGTGAAAATATAACGGATGCATCAAGGAAACAAGCTGAACAGGCAATTCAGGAAATAATTGAAACAGTTAAATTGGAAGACCAAATTGATTTAACCAGTTTTTTCTTCCCTAAGTTAACAGATGCCCAAGAAGATAAAGCAATTTTTACAATTCCTAATTATGCCTATATTTCATCTATAGCATTTTCCTATCGTCCGGCTGTGTTTACCAGCAAAGTTGCTCGTGGTCATTACAAACTATTAATCGAGGAATACTTTATCTAATGAAACAAGAAATTGGCGCTCTACTGCATCTTCACGTTGACGAAATTGAACCACTCTTTGCAACAAAATCACATCAGTTTTTAGTCGCCAAAGCAGCTGAATCAATTAATCTTTGTGGTGGAAGAAATTGGATTCCTTTAGTTGTTAAACAAACGGGAGAAAGTAGTTTTGTCGCTGTTGCTAATATCTTCACTTTGGCGGCAGTAAGACAAGCAGGGCTTACAAAAATTTGGTGTATCGTTGCCGATGATGATCAGTTTGTACAACAATCTTCCCAACTTTTAAGCAAGGAAATTGTGCCCAAAGTAAACTTAACAACGGCAACTAGAGATGAAATTAAACTTGCCCTTGACTATTTAATTAATCGTTCGGTTAATCCTTTATCTGGAGTAAAAGTTGCTACTTCACTGGATAAAATATCTAATGCTGAACGTAAATATTGGCAAGAAAGTCTCAAGGATGTTGTTGCTCTTAAATGTGGTATAACCAATGGCAAAAAATTAGATATATTCAAGGAAATTTTCTATGTTACTCCTGAACCTCGTCTAATTTCTGATGATGATTTGGGGAAATCAGGGAATGACTTGAAAAAATTAAGTGTGACTGGACTCAGAAAAATTGCTAAAGAGAGAGGACACTCCGGTTATTCCAAGATGAAAAAAGCTGAACTGCTAATTTTATTAGCTGATACTGAGGAATCATAGCTGACTAATAGATTATAAGGCAATTTTACTATCCATATTCTTGGGAGTAACTCTCAGCTTATTCTAGTACTTGGAGTTGTGATTGATCACGGTGCATCAACTCCACTAAACCCGACCAAACCATAAAGTCTGCTTCATCGTTCAAAATTCCGCGGAAAAATTGCTCATAGAATAACTCCGACGACATTTGATATTTTTTTTCAAACTCATCTAGTTCAATTCTCAAATTCAAAATCCCCCGTTGCAGTTCTTGAATCTGGTAATTAATAACACTTTGGGCGAATCTTTCATTATCAATGCCACTGCTGAGAATAGTCTTAAGTTTTTGTTCCGTATCTGGTTGTAACGAGAGTTTTATGTCTAGCATATTTCTTTAATTGTTAGAGGTTAATTTGATATTTTAAGTCGTTAAATTGCGATATTTTGCCAATATTGCCAGG
The genomic region above belongs to Synechocystis sp. PCC 6803 substr. PCC-P and contains:
- a CDS encoding bifunctional 4-hydroxy-2-oxoglutarate aldolase/2-dehydro-3-deoxy-phosphogluconate aldolase; its protein translation is MLRQHRAIAVIRTDSIDLSLQLAKVAIEAGMGLVEITWNSDQPGETIAHLRHQFPHCAIGTGTVLSQEDLLQAVASGAQFCFTPHSEPELITSAVAHGIPIIPGAFSPTEIVQAWQRGATAVKVFPIKTLGGVDYIQALQGPLGQIPLIPTGGVTLANAQAFLAAGAIAVGLSGQLFPPNLVAIKAWREIGDLIRTLLKEIQTPRG
- a CDS encoding Rho termination factor N-terminal domain-containing protein, with translation MKQEIGALLHLHVDEIEPLFATKSHQFLVAKAAESINLCGGRNWIPLVVKQTGESSFVAVANIFTLAAVRQAGLTKIWCIVADDDQFVQQSSQLLSKEIVPKVNLTTATRDEIKLALDYLINRSVNPLSGVKVATSLDKISNAERKYWQESLKDVVALKCGITNGKKLDIFKEIFYVTPEPRLISDDDLGKSGNDLKKLSVTGLRKIAKERGHSGYSKMKKAELLILLADTEES
- a CDS encoding VWA domain-containing protein, giving the protein MRIDLSLLLSDQNLDAGAPTSQRQLRIAVAAKADDHDRRLPLNLCLVLDHSGSMDGQPLETVKSAALGLIDRLEEDDRLSVIAFDHRAKIVIENQQVRNGAAIAKAIERLKAEGGTAIDEGLKLGIQEAAKGKEDRVSHIFLLTDGENEHGDNDRCLKLGTVASDYKLTVHTLGFGDHWNQDVLEAIAASAQGSLSYIENPSEALHTFRQLFQRMSNVGLTNAHLLLELAPQAHLAIVKPVAQVSPETMDLTVQNQGAIEEVRLGDLMTDQERVLLLNLYLDQLLPGQHVIGQVQIRYDDPASGQTNLLSDPLPLTIQVQTQYQPSTDVQVQESILTLAKYRQTQIAETKLKAGDRQGAATMLQTAAKTALQMGDKNGATILQTNATRLQSGEDLSEGDRKKTRMVSKTTLQPPSAPSEH
- a CDS encoding ParA family protein: MSDSSLKQALLNLPPMAYEADIVGRLVIPEMMAKWNFSYSDGEIVQQYKVGNGLQFVDVAGRKNYGDDIFSHTLNGAEIIVEIKRNTIDLSSDSKNYLAAVAQLKRYLDPSAANCEKVKWGVITNGKHIQLFRRHGRTVYPFTTNIELTPDNIDEAVGLIGKYMESDHRALKIALYNNKGGVGKTTTAINLAATLCIPKPEGYAKRVLLVDFDPNQKDLTDLLKIKPSRIRLSQYLEDVKNNKSNKQGIISKYEIKLKNSKVYNCFDVIPADESFLGKSSHELMKVKKGSLRETLSQFADDYDYILIDAPPGDNYFTQEAITAADVILMPSKHNSISSFKNAAMAMKQILPQLGSERRAFNPELADPTPLPIFFNGENITDASRKQAEQAIQEIIETVKLEDQIDLTSFFFPKLTDAQEDKAIFTIPNYAYISSIAFSYRPAVFTSKVARGHYKLLIEEYFI
- a CDS encoding HD family phosphohydrolase, which produces MKAIFALRQAVASQLKKSTASSHPLPRTTASTSQDETIWQKIHRSRFVRIAHPPVMLGITVVSLTGVVGYRFYNQPQLSVGTESPYTIYAPEDGSFVDERTTEEKRKEVRAGTIPRLQRDNELTAQLKQERSQYLDAINQLRYLAGTFPYIDTKIFTLEQQHLLRSLGPGEWQQLEDYISYGQPLPMASPQLAKLQQLFDQQKATTSPETMAGLLTSIRTAQDRYGRVTARLAEVKADRQITNNQIGALKLDGPTWQTTQQTIIQVHDRILTQGLPAGITAPLLGETVQLHLRNILPPQAHQVAENSLNNLLKDKYNLTVDKEATKNLAEKAVLAMENVKVSAEKNSVIVRAGEVITQEQFVLLDGYGLSQRQVNWQGLLRTAGLVGGALIIFCGVSRRIHRPLRRRDHILLCLLSVSTPVLFLLDPVYNNLPAISLLTSSFYGPTLAITQVVLVGGLSAFAMESIVWEYLLGSAAAALLAGMIASKLRSRDELALLGVGVGATQGIVYLFTYLIVNASAVTIIWYTALPSAIVYGLLGLAWSAMAIGVSPYLERLFDVVTPTRLVELSNPNCPLLQRLAKEAPGTFQHTLFVACLAESAARELRCNVELVRTGTLYHDIGKMHDPLGFIENQMGGPNKHDEINDPYVSVDIIKKHVSEGLVMARRYGLPQVVRDFIPEHQGQMLISYFYIQAKEAAERAGEPPVNEEEFRYTGPIPQSRETGIVMLADSCEAALRSLREANPETAMAMVNRIFKARWRDNQLQDSGLKYEELPIIADVFVRVWQQFHHQRIAYPKAALDVQVTSPSTTRF
- a CDS encoding RuBisCO accumulation factor 1, with the protein product MTHSPESNPTVSAAEAAELIRSLLHKEGTWVDWGKKCQQLQKAGYGAEEIFEQSGFQKVQQNLVIVASQVYESLVKQGIDETVLSYYRGPKSDVLYELRILNHQQRAIAAVEAQQKNLAADEAKELAKAFQEFGYLSQLPEGFTDHPGDALAYQCWKLARQKKNLPERTRLIVKGLKFAHSPNARQAIEKLLTDLTAQPSRKAPLVPVFRLEEDQEAARLIPVAGTFPLQPQAVQAVQSLEQVEPFGLVSYQGEGAVVPVPQWQAILTAEDPVAIFCPAGQVSESLARKDEQVLVVVDRSKKIWNDGSYFLLNQGETVAIQWCETEPEREILAQVVLVLRPKKIFDANNLREPWQMDD